One Actinomycetes bacterium DNA window includes the following coding sequences:
- a CDS encoding VOC family protein yields the protein MTEPKAKAIPGGMHTITPHIVVRDAARAVEWYKTALGAEERSRVPLPGGKLMSVELWFGDSAVMVADEFPEMGIVSPQTLGGTPTVLNLLTEDVDALWKRAVEAGAEVLHPLQDAFWGDRHGQLTDPFGHRWGLAQHLRDVPPEEIARAAAEAFGS from the coding sequence ATGACCGAGCCCAAGGCCAAGGCGATTCCCGGCGGGATGCACACCATCACCCCGCACATCGTCGTCCGGGACGCGGCCCGCGCGGTCGAGTGGTACAAGACGGCGTTGGGCGCCGAGGAGCGCAGCCGCGTGCCCTTGCCCGGCGGCAAGCTCATGTCCGTCGAGCTGTGGTTCGGCGACTCGGCGGTGATGGTGGCCGACGAGTTCCCCGAGATGGGCATCGTCTCGCCGCAGACCCTCGGCGGCACGCCCACCGTGCTGAACCTCCTCACCGAGGACGTGGACGCCCTCTGGAAGCGCGCAGTGGAGGCGGGCGCCGAAGTGCTGCACCCGCTGCAGGACGCGTTCTGGGGCGACCGTCACGGACAGCTCACCGATCCGTTCGGCCACCGCTGGGGGCTCGCCCAGCACCTGCGCGACGTCCCGCCGGAGGAGATTGCGCGTGCCGCAGCCGAGGCGTTCGGCAGCTGA